In the Microcaecilia unicolor chromosome 10, aMicUni1.1, whole genome shotgun sequence genome, one interval contains:
- the LOC115478500 gene encoding tubulin alpha-2 chain-like: protein MRECISVHVGQAGVQIGNACWELYCLEHGIQPDGIIPSETVSSPVDSSFGTFFSETGSGKHVPRAVFVDLEETVIDEIRTGTYRSLFHPEQLITGKEDAANNYARGHYTIGKEIVDSVLDRIRKMADQCSGLQGFLVFHSFGGGTGSGFTSLLMERLSVDYGKKSKLEFSVYPAPRISTAVVEPYNSILTTHTTLEHSDCAFMVDNEAIYDICNRNLDIERPSYTNLNRLIAQIVSSITASLRFDGALNVDLTEFQTNLVPYPRIHFPLVTYSPIISVEKACHEQLSVPEITSACFEFSNQMVKCDPRRGKYMACCLLYRGDVVPKDVNAAIAAIKTRRSIQFVDWCPTGFKVGINYQPPTVVPGGDLAKVQRAVCMLSNTTAIAEAWARLDHKFDLMYSKRAFVHWYVGEGMEEGEFSEAREDMAALEKDYEEVGRDSSNEAEDEDEY, encoded by the exons ATG AGGGAATGCATATCTGTCCATGTCGGTCAGGCAGGTGTCCAGATTGGGAATGCCTGCTGGGAGCTGTACTGTCTGGAACATGGAATCCAGCCCGATGGGATCATTCCCAGTGAGACTGTATCTAGCCCAGTGGATTCTTCATTTGGAACCTTTTTCAGTGAGACTGGATCAGGAAAGCATGTGCCCAGAGCTGTCTTCGTAGACCTGGAAGAGACTGTCATTG ATGAGATTCGAACTGGGACCTACCGCTCACTCTTCCACCCAGAGCAGCTCATTACAGGTAAAGAAGATGCTGCCAATAACTATGCCAGGGGCCACTACACCATTGGGAAGGAAATAGTTGATTCCGTCTTGGACCGAATCCGGAAAATG GCTGATCAGTGCAGTGGCCTTCAAGGTTTCCTAGTTTTCCACAGTTTTGGTGGAGGAACAGGCTCTGGCTTTACCTCTTTATTGATGGAACGACTCTCAGTAGACTATGGCAAGAAGTCAAAGCTGGAGTTCTCGGTCTACCCTGCCCCACGGATCTCTACTGCAGTGGTAGAACCCTACAATTCCATTCTGACCACTCACACGACTCTGGAACATTCAGATTGTGCTTTCATGGTGGACAATGAGGCCATTTATGACATTTGCAACCGTAACTTGGATATCGAGCGTCCTTCGTATACTAATTTGAATAGATTAATAGCACAGATAGTGTCATCCATTACTGCTTCTTTGAGGTTTGATGGTGCTTTAAATGTTGACCTTACTGAATTCCAAACTAATCTGGTGCCTTATCCAAGAATCCATTTTCCTCTGGTTACCTACTCCCCTATTATATCAGTAGAAAAGGCTTGTCACGAGCAGCTGTCTGTACCTGAAATTACTAGTGCTTGCTTTGAGTTCTCTAATCAGATGGTAAAATGTGACCCTAGGCGTGGTAAGTACATGGCATGTTGCTTGTTGTATCGGGGTGATGTAGTACCCAAGGATGTCAATGCTGCTATAGCCGCCATTAAAACCAGAAGGTCCATCCAGTTTGTGGACTGGTGTCCAACTGGTTTTAAGGTGGGCATAAACTACCAGCCTCCTACAGTGGTACCAGGAGGCGACCTAGCTAAGGTCCAGCGAGCAGTCTGCATGTTGAGCAATACCACAGCTATAGCAGAAGCCTGGGCACGACTAGATCACAAGTTTGATCTGATGTATTCAAAACGGGCCTTTGTACACTGGTATgtgggggaaggaatggaggaaGGGGAGTTCTCGGAGGCTAGGGAAGACATGGCTGCTCTTGAGAAGGATTATGAGGAAGTGGGAAGAGATTCTTCTAATGAGGCAGAAGATGAGGATGAGTATTAA